GTTTTGCAGTAATGTTGTTAAGAAGATCATCGTGTACATCTTTATCGATTGTACGTTCAAGGATTTTCTCAGCACCAGCTATAGCCAGAGTTGCGACTTGTTTGCGCAGGTCATCACGGGCACGTGTACGCTCTGCTTCAATTTCTGCTTCAGCTTGCGCTAAGATCTTCTGGCGTTCTGCCTGAGCCTCTTCGCGTGCTTCATCAATAATTTGAGCTTTACGTTTGTTTGCCTGATCAATAACCTCAGTTGCAGTGCGCTTTGCTTCTTT
Above is a window of Vibrio atlanticus DNA encoding:
- the atpF gene encoding F0F1 ATP synthase subunit B, with the protein product MNMNATLLGQAIAFSLFVWFCMKYVWPPIMQAIEERQKKIADGLVAAERAAKDLNLAQANASEQMKEAKRTATEVIDQANKRKAQIIDEAREEAQAERQKILAQAEAEIEAERTRARDDLRKQVATLAIAGAEKILERTIDKDVHDDLLNNITAKL